The following proteins are encoded in a genomic region of Limosilactobacillus reuteri subsp. reuteri:
- the rpmF gene encoding 50S ribosomal protein L32, giving the protein MAVPARKTSKTKKRMRRGHIKLNVPGLTPCPNCGELRKSHMVCPSCGYYDGKQVVNTNN; this is encoded by the coding sequence ATGGCTGTTCCAGCACGGAAGACTTCAAAGACTAAGAAGCGTATGCGTCGGGGTCACATCAAGTTAAATGTACCTGGCCTTACTCCTTGCCCAAACTGTGGTGAACTTCGCAAGTCCCACATGGTATGCCCAAGTTGTGGTTACTACGACGGCAAGCAAGTTGTTAACACTAACAACTAA
- a CDS encoding DUF177 domain-containing protein, which translates to MKWSLAELHRYQDEPLHIQSTFDLNASLTKLFPDIILAVQPVKVDGYVTYDDGDATISAHVTTTLTVPSSRSLTPVQLPLDFTFSETYIDDRSHFARYEDEDEVVFLIKKGDSIDFDTALAENIVEQVPLRVLSAEEKSGKPMPNGKGWSVISEDDYKAQQQKDDKVDPRLAKLQNLFPDQDNKK; encoded by the coding sequence TTGAAATGGTCGTTAGCTGAATTACATCGTTACCAAGATGAACCACTTCATATTCAAAGTACTTTTGATCTGAACGCATCATTAACGAAGCTGTTTCCAGATATTATTTTAGCTGTTCAACCAGTTAAAGTTGATGGTTACGTTACTTATGACGATGGTGATGCAACGATTAGCGCTCATGTTACAACGACGTTAACCGTTCCATCTAGTCGCTCGTTAACACCCGTTCAATTACCGCTCGATTTTACGTTCTCAGAGACGTATATCGATGATCGTTCACACTTTGCCCGCTATGAGGATGAAGATGAGGTTGTTTTCCTGATTAAAAAGGGTGATTCAATTGATTTTGATACTGCATTAGCGGAAAATATCGTTGAACAGGTACCACTACGGGTTCTTTCTGCCGAAGAAAAGTCTGGCAAACCAATGCCAAATGGAAAAGGTTGGAGTGTTATCTCTGAAGATGACTACAAGGCCCAGCAGCAGAAAGATGACAAAGTTGATCCACGTCTCGCTAAGTTGCAAAACCTTTTTCCTGATCAGGATAACAAAAAATAG